In bacterium, the DNA window AATCCTTACGCAAGTAAATTTCGTTACCCAACAGAATTTGAAATTCCTGATGAAGGTGACGCTGAGCTTGCTATTAAACATGCCGAAATGATTATGAATCTTGTGCTAAAAAATATCGGAACCTGAAACGGGTTAACAAGATATTTTTGGGCGTAATTAAAAACCTTAGAGTTTTTTCCTAAAAATAAAACGAAGCTTGTTTATTCGACATCAGGCTCTTTGATTTCTAGAAAGTTTTCATAATTTTCTATCAATTTCACAATAGCCTTATGTCCTCCCTCCTGTGCCTCTTCTTTTGCCGTCCTTCTTCTATTAATTATTGGGATTATATTAACATCAGGGCCATTCTTTAAAAGTATTTCAACGCAATCAATATAGCCGCCTCTGGCGGCGAGATAAAGTGGGGTTTCGCAGTTAGAGTTTTTTGCATTTATTTCGGCGCCATTTTGTAAAAATAGTTCAACAAAGTTGGTATGGCCATATCTTGCAGCGCAATGAAGCGGTGTCCAGTTCTGGTTGTCTTTTGCATTAATATTGGCTTTATTTTGTAAAAGTTCTTTAACGCAGTCGGCATGACCTTTCCCGGCGGCAATATGAAGTGGAGTTTGGCCGAAGCGATTTTTTTCCTCAATGTCTACATGTTGTGCTATCAAAGATCTTAGATGTTCAATACTGTTAAATTGTGCTGCTAAGCCCAGCGGGGTAAATGAGGGTGCTATCATTAGAGGCTTTGCGTTGGTTGTAAGACCGATAGTGATCAAAAATAAACCTAAAAATTTTTTGTTCATGATAAAATCCTTCAGATGGGTAGTGTGATACTGTTTGTTTGATGTGTAGCGTGGCAGGAATATAAACTGGCGCCAAATATTTTACAAGAAATCTACAGCAGCTAAGCAAAATAAGGGAAAATCGTGAAAAAGTATAGCGAAGAGTTTGTTGAATATGTGACCAAAGATCTGTTGGGGTACCATGCAGAAGTTGTGGCGCGGCGGATGTTTGGTGGCTACGGCTTGTACCATCAGGGCGTTATGTTTGCCTTGATTGTCAACAATGAGCTCTATTTCAAAGCCGATGTTGAGGCGGCTGGTTATTTTCAAACGTTTGGTTCTGAACCATTTACGTACGAAGGCAAAGGCAAGCTCGTGAAGCTTTCGTATTGGACCGTAGTGCCCGACGTTCTTGAAGATTCAACTGAGCTTAAAAAGTGGATGGACATGGCTTGCGCGGCGGCGGTGAAGGCAAAGCAGAAAGCAAAAGCCAAGTCGGCCAAGCAACCAAAAACAAAGCCACCAAAAGCCAAGTCGGCCAAATCTCGATAATTCGTTATTTAGTGGCCGTGGGCCTGCAAAGCCTCAAGATTTTTTGCAAGTTCAACGAGCTTGGCTTTCAATATTTCTAACGCTTTTGTAAGGTAGTTCAAGAGGCCTTTGGTGTCGACTTTTGCATCGAATGTTGTTTGGGCTGCTGGATAAATATCGAGTGCGGATTTACCATCAACACCTTTTACTTCAAGAGCTTCTTTGAGTTTTGTTTTGTCGGGAGCTGTTGCAATTAAAAGTTCCATGAAGCGTGTGGTTTTGTTAATTTTTTGAGTTGCAACTAAAGCTGCCCAATGTAAAGGACTTTTGCCCTCAAGCCCTGTTTTGATGATTGCCTCTTCTTTTTTATCGTCAGACACAAGATTTAAAAGTGCTTCGAGATAATCGAGTTTTTTGACGTTGATTGCATATGAAAGCATTTCATTGTCGATAATTCGTTGGTTGCGTATATTTTGATCAGGAGTATTTTTGAGTATTGTTAAACAAAAATTAAAGTACGATTCGTATGCAGCTGAAAGCTGATTGCTGTAACTGGAAAAACTGCAAAATTCGCAATCTTCTTGTAAGGGTGTGCCTTGTTTGCACAGTTCGCATGAGCTGTCCGGGCAGAGCTTGCTTTTGCAGTATTTCTGATCTTTATGAATTTGTCGCGAGCATGGTTTGCCATCTTTTTTATTATAGTGATTTACCTTATGATCGTGTGCTTTTAAGAATCTTTCCCACAGGGAATCAAATGGATACAATGCAGGTGAAATTATGTTGTGTGAGAAGATAACATCAAGTTTTCCTTGTAGAGCAAAATATTTGCTGCCGAAGTGGGAGCCGATGTAGAAGATTGATTGGATTAAATTAAGACTTTCAGAATACTTTTTTCTTGAAAGTTCTTCTAAAAAGCTACCATCTGAGTCTATCTTATGTACTACTTCATAGAAATTAATAATTTCATTATTGGTCAAACCTTGTTTGCGAGCATCTTCAGACATGACCGCTAAAATAGCTTGCATGTGATGACTGCTACGACTTTTTGCTGCGGTGAACGATAAGGCTGAATACTTAAAAATAATTTCTTGATTCGATTCCTTGGTTGCGTGGCCGTTTTCAGTTTCTTGAAAGATAGTTTTTTGTTCTAATGTTTCTTGATCATAGGTTTTTAAAATGATATGGTCGCGTGTTTTTTGATCAAATACGCTTAAAATGATTGATACAAACGTTGGCGTTTGATATATCATCGCATTAAACAGCAACGGCGCGATGAATTGATTCTGTGCAATGTAGTTAAGCTCTTGATAAATTTTTAATTCAAGAGCTTGTGCAATAACTTCTTGAGATGAAAATGATGATAAAATCGTTTTCAAAGCAGCATTAATATCTTGCTGAATGGCAAGAATTTCAGCCTGTTGGGCGTTAGGATGGTATTTAGTCTTGACAAGAGATATATTATTTCTTTGGTAAGCTAGTATTAGGTATACAAGTGGTGTATGGACTTTAAGTTGATAAAATTCTTCTGCTCGTTCTTCTTTAGAACCAAGGATGAGGCTATCTTTATCGATCTTTACTGATAAGTTCTTCAAAAAGAGTAGTTGTTTTTCAAACATGTTATCATATTGTTCTACTTTAAAATTGGTGATTTCTAGGTTGAGGTCCTCTTTCTTATATTTAATTTCTTTAATTTCTTGCATTTTATCCATTACAAGATCCCACCAATTTTTTCCAACGGCATTTTTATTGTTGAAAATAAGGTCGTCTTTTTCTTGTGGCGATAGCCGTGTAAGGAATTGTTCGAGTAGAAAATTATTTGTTGTTGGGATATGTGAATATGATTGAAGTGTTTGGTAAATTACTACTGGGTCTGCAACCTTGGCAACGGCTGATGCAATTTCTGTCTTGGTGTAGTCATCATTGTTGCTGGTGTTAAGAATGCTACTGAGTAGATTGTTGCCGCCATCGCTTGGGTTGAGTTTCTCTTGAATAACCATTTTTTGTTTTTCTAGTGCTAGTGCATTGAATTTCTGCGTGAATGTTTTGGTTTTTACATAGTCTGTAGCATTCTCAAAATCCTCATGAAATTGTTTGACGAGAGCATAGTCATCGGCTGGCAAGGTTGCTGAAACTAAATTTTGACTAAACAAAACAGTGCTGCACAGTGCTACCAAAAAAATGAATTTTTTCATAATACTCTCCGTGTACCAATAAAAAATAAAGCGAGACTTCATCTGTTTTGATGCTACCATACCCCCCCCCCATTTTTATAGACAAATGTAAAATTTTATTGTTTGTGTTGGAGTTGCGGGCTTTTTTGTGTTGAGTTTGTCGCTCAAAAATTGGGGGGAGAGGTAAAGGAGATGTGTGACTGATTGTGTGCCCTCAAGATTTCCGTAGACCATAAGCCCTGAAAAGCAATATTAAAAATTCTTTATAGAAACAATTTATTGTTAGAGTTTTTTATTATATTGTTTCACTTTGACATTTTATGCAATCCTTAAACTAGTACGAAAATTGTTTTTTAAGCTGTGGGGAAGGGGCTTGCGTTATGATGTTTCTATTACAATCACTCGTTGTTGTTTTGTTAATACAGATTTTTGGCCCGATGCCTGCGCAGCATCTTTATGCCGCCGCTCAAGCGGGTGCCAAGCCTGCGGCAGTACCTGCACCCAGCGAGTTGCGTGCGGCAGAAGAAATGGTGAGGCAACTTCGTGAGCATATTAATGAGGCTCATGGCATAGCCAATGCGGCGGTGAATGGAGCTAATCAGGCTTTGGCATTAGCATATACTGCAGATACCGTTTCGATTAACCTTTCGCGAGGGTTAGAACCGCAATTTTTACGAATTCAGGAATTGGTCCTTACTTCCCGCAAGCTTGATCAAGATATTGCTAGTGCTCAACAAGCGGTTCATGATGTTCAGAAAAGAATAGGTGACTTTAAAGTCGTCGTTGAGAAGGAATCTCAAGAGATTTATGAGCAGGTGCGACAAGAGGCTGCAAAAAAAAACCAGGAAACGTTGGAAGATAGAATTCGTGTTGCGCAGGAAAAAATTAATGAAAAACAGCGACGGGGCATTTTTGAGCAGGGAGAAAAAATTCGTGCCCAGGCAACCGTTGATGCTGAGGAAGTTAAGTGGCAGCGTATTAAAGAAATACTTGAAGATCCGTATTTGATCGCAAAATTTATTGGCGGGCTTACGGGCTTTGCTCTCGGTTTTTATTTGATTAAATATGGCGTGCCGTTGGTTATTGATTATTTTTCCAAGCCGCGCGTGATTAGTGAAACATCGTACGATCGATGGTTTTGGCAAGATGATGTTGTGCCAGAAACAGAACTTAAGGATCTTTTTTTTACGCCGAACGTTCAGGAGCAGCTTTTTGATTTGGTGTTGCGCATAGACTCTGCACAATCGTTTAATGAAAATTTACCGAATGTTTTGCTGTATGGGCCTCCAGGCACGGGCAAAACTGCTTTTGTAAAAGCGCTGGCGCATGAATCTAATTGTGATTATGCCTTAACGTCAGGTTCTGAGTTTGCAAAAATTACTGATTTGAACGCACTGAATGATGAGTTGCGTAAACTTATTGAATGGGCCAATGAATATGCAGATGACTCAAAAGGGTTGATTGTTTTTATTGATGAAGCGGAATCGTTATTTGCCAACAGAAAACTGACTACAACGTCGATATTTACGCAAAATTTAATTAATACCTTTTTGGCGCTGGTGCAGGATGGTGGGCAAAAAAATATTATGTTTATTTTTGCAACGAACCATCCCTTTAAATTGGACGATGCATTTTTAGATCGGCTTGGTGTTTCTATAGAAATTGAACTTCCTGGCGTGCAAGAGCGTGCGCTTATTTTAGCAGCGTATCTTGAAAAGTTTGCTAACAACAATAAAAGCTCTGTGGTGCCGATAGTGCCAGACGTGATGAAAAATTTACTGTCATATGCGCACGCAATGGAAGGTTTTTCCCCGCGCACCATAAAATGTATTGCAGAAGAAATGATTGTTGTTGCACGACGACAAAAAAAAACGCATCTGACTCATGCTATTGTTGATGACATTATTAAAAAAACTCAAACCAGTCAGCAAAAGATGCAGTTATGGGAAAAGGAGCGTGAGCAGTGGGTTAATGCTTATGTCAGTGGGCTGAGCGCATGAAAAATAAAAATTTTTTATGGTTGATTATGGTAGATTGTTTTTTGTTGACGTCAAGCGTGCAATCGTCTGCGATAACAGAGAAAGCATTACTTAGTCATATTGAACAGATTGTTCAAACGGATACCAAGAGTTGTATCATGTATGACCGGGTTGTTCATGATTTGGTAAGCAAGATTATGCAGAGTGGCTACCAGGATGATGATGTCGTAAAGCTCATGCACGTATTATTAGCAAAGCAGGCATCGATTCTTGAAAAACTTGAATATCAAAAAAATGAGAGAAAAAGTAGAATTCGTTTTACAATAAAACCATTTGAAGTTTTGGTGGTACTTTTGCTGATTGGCATTCTTTATGGGGTGTGGGCGTATTTCTGGGATTCGGCATATTTGGAATTATTGAAAGATTTATTGTTTGATTGGTTGCAAAAATTGCGCGATTTATTGCCTTCATGGGGTAGTATATTTTCTAACTTATGGGGTAGTGCTTCTTCTAATTTTTCATCACAAAGCGAAGAAAAGAAAGAACAGAATTCCAGCGATCGCGAAGGCAAAGATGCCTTTATATCTGCTGGTGGTTCTGGCGAGTCAGCGTCTGGCGATCCAGAAAAATCTTACGATAATTCTCATGGATCGCCATTGCAAAGGGGTGGAAATGCGCGAGAGACGTTTCATGAGATGCCGGTAAATGGTGTTGAAAGTTCTCTGTTTGGTCATGATCGGTGTGATACGTTTGTTGAAGCATTTTCATCAAGCTCAGCTGTTTTTGCCAATTCTAATGATTTATTTAGAGATATGTCAGATGTTGGTGTTGATGCAAAAGGTTATGCTCTATTGTGTTATGAATCTTTTGACCCTTTTGATACGACTACTCATTTAGACAGAAAGCTTTTAAAAGAAGTTAAAAAACAACAGGAAGAGATAATGAAGTTACTTGGTTTGACTGAGATGCCACAGGTGTCGCCAGAAGAGATTGAAGTAACAAAAAAACAATTAGACGATATGTTAATGTTGGAAGACCATATTGTTTATGCTGAATATATTATGAATAAACTCGATCCTGAAGTACGAACCAAGCTCAATAAAAACTCATAATTTTTTTGTCCCCTTTTTATGCACAATTCACGTCTGTTGCTTTTATCTGCTTACTTGCTATAATCCATGTCACAAAAGCATTATTTGATAATTTGCAGATAAAAAAATTGTCCATAAAGGGTTTACTATGAACAGGCGTTTGACTTATCTTTTTGTTATGTTGCCCGTCGTGATGTGTTTGTTTCAACATGATATGCTTTTTGGTGCTGCTCAGTCGCCGCGTGCAGGTTCTTCAGATCAACGCATTAATTATTCTTACGACATGCTGCGTGGTGGTTTTGGTCCTTACAACATGGACAAATCTACTAGCAGAATCCTTAGCTTGGCGGACGCAAGCAAAGAGTTGAATAAAAGTATTCAAGAGCACGAGGCAAATTTGGATGCTTTGCAGAAAAAGAAGGAGAATCTGCCCAAAGGTACTGACATGCCAAAGTTGGATGCGGATATTGCTTTTCATGTAAATTTGATTAAGCGTTTGGGCGACCGTCGGAATCGTCTTTTTTTGTCAAGTCCGGCTGGCACATTGGTAGCGCGTGGTTTTGCAGGTCAACATGATTGGGAACAGCTTGATGAAACCACTATTGGTAACGTCAAAGATGGCCTGGTTCAAGGGTTAACGCTGCGTGCTTCCAAAGCTGTTGGTGATGTTTTGGGCAAGCGTATCGAAGGTTCATGTGAAGTGGTACTTGGCGGAGCGTGGGACAAAATGTTTGGTTGGTTGGTAGACTCGTGGGAAGCATTTTGTTTGTTGCTGTTTCATGAAGATAAAAAACCGTTTCAACCAGAAGTGCTTGAAGGCTGGCTTGATTTTATTGAAAGTACGTTGAACGATATTGAGCGCATGGTTAAAGATGGCTTGAAAGACAGCTTGCGCGGTTACGATATGACACGTCGCAAATTTGATCTTGATGCGACTGATGATGCAGAAAATAATGCTGCAACTCAAGAAGTACAGGAAAATGTCTGGATTGAATTGGTATTTGGTTATGCCGATCAGTTTGAACGCATTGCTGAAGAGATAGTAACGCGCCGAGAATTTTATGAAGAAGATTCTCTTGAATCGTTTTATGCAACGCAAATTATTAAGCGGTTGCTTGATTTTAAAGAGCTTTTGGTGACGTCAAAGTCACTGAACGATCTTGATGCGCAGTTGCATTCAAATAAGGCCATTATTGCGGCGACCAAAACAAACTTAAAAAATCTCTTTAAGCGCTTGGTGGTCAAAGTTACGCCACGAACGTATTCGCTTAAAACAGGCAAGGATTCTTTGAGCGAGTTATCGTTTAATCGCAACAAAGAAGGTGAGGGCGGTTATCGACGTGGCAGAAGCATGGATGATGATTATCCATTTGGCATGTAGCCATGAAATTTCTGAGTGTTTTAGTGCTGAGCATGATCTCTGCGGTTTGTGTCGCTGATGATGCTCAGCCTACTTTAAAATCTTTTTCAAGTGAGTCCATTTCTGTCGCGCGTATGCGTCTTTCTGCCATTAAGCGTAAACAGGAAATGTATGCCCAACGTATTGAAACAACACACAAACGTTTATGTGCGGCAAGCTTTGTTGGTGGGGCAGTTGCTAGCGCTGGTGCATTGTATCTTGGCTATGAACTTTGGTGCTATTTTGTGCCGGAAAAAGTGAATGCCGCCCAAGAGAAAGCCACTAATGATACAGCTGAAGTGCCTGCAATGTCTTCTGAGGAAAAAGCTGAATACGAACGCTTAGAAAAAGATCATTTGCGCGAATGGGACGAGCGCCGTTCGTTTGTGGGGCGTGTCAAAAATTCGGTAAAAGAGGGTGCAAGTTTTGCGTTTTATTCTTTTATTGTTGGGATGATTTGGCATATGATTAGTCATGCGCAAAATTTTTCACTTGCGCATATTAAGCAGTTTTTTCAAGAAGATGAGGCCTGGTTTTTTGGTGGCATTGATTATGACATTGTTGCCAATATCGAACGGCTGGGTGTTTCGCTGTCACGGTTTATGCACGATATGCAGACGTGGTTTAAAAACCATGAAGACGATGAAAAACAATTTAAGCCTTATTTCTGTCATGACGTCATTATCGATTTTTCTGCCTTGATTGATTCGGTAGAAAATGTGTTGGCGCTGGTGTGCGAGAGTGCGCATGAGCGGCTGCAAGATGGTCAAGATCTGACGATCGTGTTGAATCAGCATAATGCAAACTTGGTTGAATACCTTGAAAACTTTGCGCTTTTTGTTGAGTTGTTGTTAAACAAACCCATTGAAGATTTTGAGCAAGAGCGTCGTCGTATGCATTTGTATTTGCAGCAATGTTCTGTTGGCATTATGGAAAGTCTACGTGTTTATAAGCGATTATTATATGTTAAAGCCTAAAGTTTTTTGGATGGTGATCGCTTTTTATTGGGTGTCTTGTGTCCATGGCGCAACTTCAAGTCAGGCTAATAATGTTGATTTGATGCCGGTAGTTGCCGCGCCTCAGGCAGAGGTAGCACTGCCACTTTTTGATAAACAGGAATTTTTTAAAGGGCTGGGCTCGTTGTTGCAAGATCAAGCATTTGTGCAGTTGAAAAATAGCGAGCAGGCTGCTTCGTTTGTAGAAAAAGAAGATGGTACTTTGCGTCACGTTAAGCGTACGTTGAATTTTTGTGCCGATTATCTTGAAAAATATTATCCAAAAGTTTTTGTCATTCGCGAGTGCTTTTTTTTAGCGATGAAGCCGGCGCAAATAGCTCAGGCATTGCGGGATATTGTTGATGTTTTTACTGAGCGGCCGTGGTTTTATTTTGTTGATGATCAAAAAAGATTCAACCTCGTTTTGTACTGGGAACACATTGTTGATCAGTGTGCGTTGCTGAATCAATTTTTAAAAAACAGTCGCGTTGATAGCGATACCAATGAAGTATTTTTTCGTGAATTAGAATACGATTTTTATGAATGCGCGGGGCCTTTTGCCAAGCGTACCATGCGTCCGCTGATTGATAGTATTAAAAAATTCGATGATACGATTATAGCAGATTTTTATGCTCTTTGTTTTGATTATTTAATTAAATTATTTAATGAAGGCATTTTGCTTAAAGATTTAGGTCTTGTTGAGCGTTATTATCATGAGCTTGAATTTGTGAGTGATAAATTACGTGCTACGAGTTATGAAACTGATTATCAGGAAGTTATGCGTACGAGTAAAGAGCTTATCTCGTTACTTAAGAAAAAAGTTGGTTTTGATGATTTGCAATACATTGAAGATTGGTGTGGTGATGATGAAGAAGCAAAGCGTCGCGCCTACGAAGAACACTTTTTAGGAATGTCATGAATTTACGCATGTTGCTTTGTATGCTGGTTTTGTTGTTTGGCGTTGGTGAGAATCTATCTGCTGACAAAGCTTCTTTTGATAAAAAATTTTTAGAAAGTTTTATTCAAAATTATGAGTTTAGCCCTGAAGGTCGGTATGTGCATGAGTACCACCCATTTTTGCTGAGTTATACTTCGCATAGTTTTGATCAACTTGAAAGTCGATTGCGGGATGAAGGTTTTAATTTGGTGGGCCGTAATGTTATTTTGGGTTACGAAGAAAATGCCGTGCCAAATTATTATACCGACTATCGTCAAGCAAAAATTAGCGATGAAGCGAGTGTGAAAAATAGAGCGGGGTGGTCATTGCGCTTGCATAATCGGTTTGGTTTTATGACTGGGTTTTTGTTTAAAGACATTTTCAAAATACAGGGCGATTGGCAGTCGGTTTATACACACATCAACGCAGAAAATATTGCTATTTTCGATGACCGTGCCGGTATTTTTCAGGAACATGCTTTTGGCGATGCTCTGGGCCTGATTGATAATGCACAAAAAAAAATTATGGACTCGGTCATGCGCCAAGAGCCGCACGATACGTTTGAATGGCTGATTAGATTTTGGGAAAAACTTTATCAATCAGCTTTTCGGGTTGGAAATAAGCAGGTTGCAGGGACGCAAGATATTTTTTTTTCTATCGAAGCGGCGCGGCATGTTATTCGTTCAGGCTTGCCATTGCGCAGGTTTTTTATTGGTCCTGATCTGACTTACCCAATTGAAATTTTTACTAAACAAGAAAAAGAAGTAACGCGCAATGCACAGGCGTTTGTAAAGTCGTTTGCTAAAACGTTACAATCGGTTAATGAAAAAAAAACAGCATATATTTTTTGTAGCTTTGTTGATGGTGTGGGTAAAAGCACTATGCTGGGCAATATTAAAAACTGGATGCGTTTTGGCGATCGTGTTGATCGATTTGGTCATGTTGATAACTCTTCTTCACAGTTGGCCGAAGTGTTTCAATTTAAAGAGAATATTTATATTGCTGATCTGCCCGCACAAATGAGTCATTTTACCTACAAGCCTGATGGCTTGGTATATGTTGATGCGCAGACGGAATGTTCTGTTGACGATTTCAAAAATCTTCAAACGTTTGTCAAAGACAATCTTGGTACGTTGGTGGATCTTTATGAAAAGAAGGTACAGTACGTTTATGGTATTTTCAGAAAAAATGGTTTTTTTGATAAGCGTATTTATGCTCCAGAATTGCCTGATGAATCATTTATTCGCAATTTATTTTTGCTTAAAAAAATTAACACAAACAACTGGATTACTTTTGAATATAACGGGGCTCATTATCTTTTTAACCGTTCAAATCCACTTGAGATTCGGTTTTTTACCACGCTTGCAACGGTAAAATCTGAAGGCTTGAAAAATATTGAAGCCGAGCAAATGATGTTTTTTGAAGGCATTCGTTTGCCGTTGCCGTACAATTATTTTCTTGATGATTTAGTTAACAAGCTTAAAACAGAAGGTGTTGAGAATGTTGTCTTTATAGATTTTATGAGTATGTATCCGCGGTCATCGCGAGAAAATATACGAATTAACTATCTCATTCAACAAATGGCGCTTCTTGACCCTGATTTTAATGTGGCACAGAGTTTGTACAAAGATTTTATTAGTGGCGGAGAGTTATTGCATTGTATGTTAAAAAAAGATACGGCGATGCGCGTACGCTTGGCGCTTAAGCTTGAATCGCTTATTCGTTTGGTGTTGTGCAAAATGAT includes these proteins:
- a CDS encoding ankyrin repeat domain-containing protein, with amino-acid sequence MNKKFLGLFLITIGLTTNAKPLMIAPSFTPLGLAAQFNSIEHLRSLIAQHVDIEEKNRFGQTPLHIAAGKGHADCVKELLQNKANINAKDNQNWTPLHCAARYGHTNFVELFLQNGAEINAKNSNCETPLYLAARGGYIDCVEILLKNGPDVNIIPIINRRRTAKEEAQEGGHKAIVKLIENYENFLEIKEPDVE
- a CDS encoding TfoX/Sxy family protein; protein product: MFGGYGLYHQGVMFALIVNNELYFKADVEAAGYFQTFGSEPFTYEGKGKLVKLSYWTVVPDVLEDSTELKKWMDMACAAAVKAKQKAKAKSAKQPKTKPPKAKSAKSR
- a CDS encoding AAA family ATPase; its protein translation is MMFLLQSLVVVLLIQIFGPMPAQHLYAAAQAGAKPAAVPAPSELRAAEEMVRQLREHINEAHGIANAAVNGANQALALAYTADTVSINLSRGLEPQFLRIQELVLTSRKLDQDIASAQQAVHDVQKRIGDFKVVVEKESQEIYEQVRQEAAKKNQETLEDRIRVAQEKINEKQRRGIFEQGEKIRAQATVDAEEVKWQRIKEILEDPYLIAKFIGGLTGFALGFYLIKYGVPLVIDYFSKPRVISETSYDRWFWQDDVVPETELKDLFFTPNVQEQLFDLVLRIDSAQSFNENLPNVLLYGPPGTGKTAFVKALAHESNCDYALTSGSEFAKITDLNALNDELRKLIEWANEYADDSKGLIVFIDEAESLFANRKLTTTSIFTQNLINTFLALVQDGGQKNIMFIFATNHPFKLDDAFLDRLGVSIEIELPGVQERALILAAYLEKFANNNKSSVVPIVPDVMKNLLSYAHAMEGFSPRTIKCIAEEMIVVARRQKKTHLTHAIVDDIIKKTQTSQQKMQLWEKEREQWVNAYVSGLSA